A stretch of the bacterium genome encodes the following:
- a CDS encoding carbohydrate ABC transporter permease → MRLDMPRWGRIPLAVLVPVGAILWLAPLAWTVASGLRPGNAVFRSFRGLNWRTFIPDAVTTENVAAVADGTLGRAILNSLIVAGATVAVGVLISAMAAYGLTAFRFRGRGFVFALVVLAFMVPFEALAIPLADTARSVGLDNSYIGLILPGVGNGLAIFLLRQFYLDIPAELAEAASIDGAGAWRIFRHVYLPLTGPAMVGAGIIIFVFQWQAYLLPLLLTTDPSMDVGAVALARLFGQYGVDWGMLFAGAAFLCLVPAIVLLVFQRTFTESVVGSAVKG, encoded by the coding sequence ATGCGTCTTGACATGCCGCGCTGGGGCCGGATACCCCTGGCGGTGCTCGTGCCCGTGGGCGCGATCCTGTGGCTTGCCCCGCTGGCCTGGACCGTCGCCTCCGGGCTCCGCCCCGGCAACGCCGTGTTCCGGTCCTTCCGGGGCCTGAACTGGCGCACGTTCATCCCCGACGCGGTCACGACCGAGAACGTGGCGGCGGTCGCCGACGGCACGCTGGGGCGCGCCATTCTCAACTCGCTGATCGTGGCGGGCGCCACGGTCGCGGTGGGCGTGCTGATATCAGCCATGGCGGCGTACGGGCTGACGGCGTTCCGCTTCCGGGGCCGCGGGTTCGTCTTCGCCCTCGTCGTGCTGGCCTTCATGGTGCCGTTCGAGGCGCTCGCCATCCCCCTGGCCGACACGGCCCGGAGCGTGGGGCTGGACAACAGCTACATCGGCCTCATCCTGCCGGGCGTGGGCAACGGGCTGGCGATATTCCTGTTGCGCCAGTTCTACCTCGACATCCCCGCAGAGCTCGCCGAGGCCGCCTCCATCGACGGCGCCGGGGCCTGGCGGATCTTCCGGCACGTGTACCTGCCCCTGACCGGGCCGGCCATGGTCGGCGCCGGCATCATCATCTTCGTCTTCCAGTGGCAGGCCTACCTGCTGCCGCTGCTGCTCACCACCGACCCGTCGATGGACGTGGGGGCCGTCGCACTCGCCCGGCTGTTCGGGCAGTACGGCGTGGACTGGGGGATGCTCTTCGCGGGCGCCGCGTTCTTGTGCCTCGTCCCGGCGATCGTGCTGCTGGTCTTCCAGCGCACGTTCACCGAGTCGGTCGTGGGATCGGCGGTGAAGGGATGA
- a CDS encoding nucleoside hydrolase → MTRLLLDTDIGTDVDDALALALLIAEPEVDLVGVTTVHGHAPLRAAIARSLLEVSDKRHVPVVAGRSTPLRRSSVEGFHWNEMWGHEGAGVLRDAERQVPDDEPTREDAARFIIDAAGRARDPLAVVTVGPVTNLALALQMEPGLAGALGPVTIMGGIVERHMVAWPASFETNLNSDPLAAAIVLGSRLDITLVPLEVTLQVYLDRADRDRLEADGGPVSQRLVRLIEEMREPFLGFAAKYGLDGSHFDERTYLHDPLAAHVALGGGHAMLREASISVEYEGQILRTIDHPERQPNMHVCFAADGPAFVADYMNAVVAA, encoded by the coding sequence ATGACCCGACTGCTCCTCGACACCGACATCGGCACCGACGTGGACGACGCGCTGGCCTTGGCGCTGCTCATCGCCGAACCGGAGGTGGACCTGGTCGGGGTGACGACCGTCCACGGCCACGCCCCCCTGCGGGCCGCCATCGCCCGATCGCTGCTGGAGGTCTCCGACAAGCGGCACGTGCCCGTCGTGGCGGGGCGCTCGACGCCGCTGCGGCGCAGCAGCGTCGAGGGTTTCCACTGGAACGAGATGTGGGGCCACGAGGGGGCCGGCGTGCTGCGCGACGCCGAGCGGCAGGTGCCCGACGACGAACCGACCCGTGAGGACGCGGCCCGGTTCATCATCGACGCCGCCGGGCGCGCCCGGGACCCCCTGGCCGTGGTGACCGTCGGGCCGGTCACCAACCTGGCCTTGGCGCTGCAGATGGAACCGGGGCTGGCCGGGGCGCTCGGCCCGGTGACGATCATGGGCGGGATCGTGGAGCGCCACATGGTCGCCTGGCCGGCGAGCTTCGAGACGAACCTCAACTCCGACCCGCTCGCCGCCGCCATCGTGTTGGGGTCGAGGCTGGACATCACGCTGGTGCCCCTCGAGGTGACCCTGCAGGTGTACCTCGACCGCGCCGACCGCGACCGACTCGAAGCCGACGGCGGCCCGGTCTCCCAGAGGCTGGTGCGTCTCATCGAGGAGATGCGCGAGCCATTCCTCGGCTTTGCGGCGAAGTACGGCCTCGACGGTTCCCACTTCGACGAGCGCACCTACCTGCACGATCCGCTCGCCGCGCACGTCGCCCTCGGCGGCGGCCACGCGATGCTGCGGGAGGCGAGCATCTCCGTCGAGTACGAGGGGCAGATCCTGCGCACCATCGACCATCCCGAGCGCCAACCCAACATGCACGTCTGCTTCGCCGCCGACGGCCCCGCCTTCGTCGCCGACTACATGAACGCAGTCGTGGCCGCCTGA
- a CDS encoding retroviral-like aspartic protease family protein, whose protein sequence is MGTFSWPLHVASMNGGSSREIEATVDTGAAYTTLPARLLRELGIEPIDRGVFLLADGRRAEMEIGRAWVTINGNSEVTLVVFGEDDAPALLGAYTLEGLRLAADPVAQRLVPTHLIMY, encoded by the coding sequence ATGGGAACGTTCAGCTGGCCGCTCCACGTCGCCAGCATGAACGGCGGCTCGTCGCGGGAGATCGAAGCGACCGTCGACACCGGCGCCGCCTACACGACGCTGCCCGCCCGTCTGTTGCGCGAGTTGGGCATCGAGCCCATCGACCGGGGGGTCTTCCTGCTCGCCGACGGTCGCCGGGCGGAGATGGAGATTGGGAGGGCCTGGGTGACGATCAACGGCAACAGTGAGGTCACTCTCGTCGTCTTCGGAGAGGACGACGCTCCGGCCCTGCTGGGCGCCTACACCCTCGAAGGGTTGAGGTTGGCGGCCGACCCCGTCGCACAGCGGCTGGTCCCCACCCACCTCATCATGTACTGA
- a CDS encoding ATP-binding protein — MDPRTNPYTPNAGAKPPVLVGRDGEIAAFDVLLSRLAAGHTEQSLIVVGLRGVGKTVLLGEFRRLALDLGWRSVEIEVVKWDDSEFRAGLAREIRRVLHRLAIAGRWTEALKRAAGTLRSFTLRIDPEGLLTVGLDVDPSAGFADSGDLNADLTDLLVSLGEGAQDRRTGVVLLLDELHYLSSRQMEALIAAIHRTVQHALPITVAAAGLPQIHELVGNVKTYAERLFTFPELGRLDSGDAERVLREPAALLGVEFSDAAVNRGLDFSEGYPYFLQEFGQAVWATAARSPIVERDAEIATAVVEEKLDSGFFKVRLDRATELQKTYLRAMAELGPGPQLARDVAELLGRSSTQCGPTRRQLIDKGLLYAAGHGYAAFTVPKFDEYLKRTIPTLPTPP; from the coding sequence GTGGATCCCCGAACCAATCCCTACACCCCCAACGCTGGGGCCAAGCCGCCCGTCCTCGTCGGCCGGGACGGCGAAATCGCCGCGTTCGACGTGCTCCTGAGCCGACTGGCCGCAGGTCACACCGAACAGTCGCTGATCGTCGTGGGGTTGCGAGGTGTCGGCAAGACTGTCCTGCTGGGCGAGTTCCGCCGACTCGCTCTCGACCTGGGATGGCGCTCGGTCGAGATCGAGGTGGTCAAGTGGGACGATTCGGAGTTCCGCGCCGGACTGGCGCGGGAAATCCGCCGGGTGCTGCACCGACTCGCCATCGCCGGACGATGGACCGAAGCGTTGAAGCGGGCTGCGGGGACGTTGCGGTCGTTCACGCTGCGAATCGACCCGGAAGGGCTCCTGACCGTGGGGCTCGACGTAGACCCCTCGGCGGGCTTCGCCGACAGCGGGGACCTCAACGCCGACCTGACCGACCTGCTCGTGAGCCTCGGCGAGGGCGCGCAGGACCGGAGAACCGGCGTGGTCCTGCTGCTCGACGAACTCCACTATCTGAGCAGCAGGCAGATGGAAGCCCTCATCGCCGCGATTCATCGAACCGTTCAGCACGCCCTGCCGATCACGGTCGCCGCCGCGGGCCTGCCGCAGATCCACGAACTCGTCGGCAACGTCAAGACCTACGCCGAGCGGCTGTTCACATTCCCCGAACTCGGCCGCCTCGACTCCGGCGATGCGGAGCGCGTACTGCGAGAGCCGGCAGCGCTGCTCGGCGTCGAATTCAGCGACGCCGCCGTGAATCGAGGCTTGGACTTCTCCGAGGGCTACCCCTATTTCCTGCAGGAATTCGGGCAGGCCGTGTGGGCCACCGCGGCCCGCAGCCCCATAGTCGAACGCGACGCCGAGATCGCCACGGCGGTCGTCGAAGAGAAACTCGACTCCGGGTTCTTCAAAGTCCGCCTCGACCGCGCTACCGAACTGCAGAAAACCTACCTGCGAGCAATGGCCGAACTGGGCCCCGGACCACAACTCGCCCGCGACGTGGCCGAGCTGCTCGGCCGGTCGTCAACCCAGTGCGGCCCCACCCGACGACAACTCATCGACAAGGGGCTCCTCTACGCCGCCGGCCACGGCTACGCCGCCTTCACCGTCCCCAAGTTCGACGAATACCTCA